From the genome of Helicobacter pylori, one region includes:
- a CDS encoding YebC/PmpR family DNA-binding transcriptional regulator: protein MGRAFEYRRAAKEKRWDKMSKVFPKLAKAITLAAKDGGSEPDTNAKLRTAILNAKAQNMPKDNIDAAIKRASSKEGNLSEITYEGKANFGVLIIMECMTDNPTRTIANLKSYFNKTPGASIVPNGSLEFMFNRKSVFECLKNEVENLKLSLENLEFALIDYGLEELEEVEDKIIIRGDYNSFKLLNEGFESLRLPILKASLQRIATTPIELNDEQMELTEKLLDRIEDDDDVVALYTNIE, encoded by the coding sequence ATGGGACGAGCGTTTGAATACAGAAGAGCAGCTAAAGAAAAACGATGGGATAAGATGAGTAAGGTTTTCCCCAAGCTCGCCAAAGCGATCACTCTAGCGGCAAAAGATGGCGGGAGCGAGCCGGACACGAACGCCAAACTACGAACAGCGATTTTAAACGCTAAAGCGCAAAACATGCCTAAAGACAATATTGACGCAGCGATTAAAAGAGCGAGCAGTAAAGAGGGGAATTTGAGTGAAATCACTTATGAGGGTAAGGCGAATTTTGGCGTGCTGATCATTATGGAATGCATGACTGATAACCCCACTAGAACCATTGCTAACCTTAAAAGTTATTTCAATAAAACGCCAGGGGCGAGCATCGTGCCTAATGGCTCTTTAGAGTTTATGTTTAACCGAAAAAGCGTGTTTGAATGCTTGAAAAATGAAGTGGAAAATTTAAAACTCAGCCTAGAAAATTTAGAATTCGCTCTCATTGATTATGGTTTGGAAGAATTAGAAGAAGTAGAGGATAAAATTATTATTAGGGGGGATTATAACAGCTTCAAGCTCTTAAATGAGGGGTTTGAAAGCTTGAGATTGCCCATTTTAAAAGCGAGTTTGCAACGCATCGCCACAACGCCCATTGAATTGAATGACGAGCAAATGGAGCTTACCGAAAAATTACTGGACAGGATTGAAGACGATGATGATGTGGTCGCGCTTTATACGAATATTGAGTGA
- a CDS encoding CiaD-like domain-containing protein — translation MELKNIISETLNEIEKMAKTIDDGFNTVQKTPSFFKTPSHLQNTLNPQNANASSEPKNAAKIETQEKITEENQEEAKEIITEEITPKTPTQAPISNERIFLKSLLERTLVLFKGMQALEEKEVLKRLDLVACFLQYQLSVLEKRLESLERENTE, via the coding sequence ATGGAATTGAAAAACATTATTTCAGAAACCCTTAATGAAATTGAAAAAATGGCTAAAACCATTGATGATGGTTTTAATACGGTGCAAAAAACACCCTCTTTTTTCAAAACGCCCTCTCATTTGCAAAACACATTAAACCCTCAAAACGCTAATGCCTCTTCAGAGCCAAAAAACGCTGCTAAAATAGAAACGCAAGAAAAAATCACAGAAGAAAATCAAGAAGAAGCAAAAGAAATCATTACAGAAGAAATCACGCCAAAAACCCCCACGCAAGCGCCAATTTCAAACGAGCGGATTTTTTTAAAAAGCTTACTAGAAAGAACCTTAGTGTTATTTAAAGGCATGCAGGCTTTAGAAGAAAAAGAAGTGCTGAAGCGTTTGGATTTAGTGGCGTGTTTCTTGCAATACCAATTGAGCGTGCTTGAAAAACGATTAGAATCTTTGGAGCGAGAAAACACAGAGTGA
- a CDS encoding peptidase U32 family protein gives MNQVELLSPAGNLKKLKIALNYGADAVYGGVSHFSLRNRASKEFTLETFKEGIDYAHALDKKVYATINGFPFNSQLKLLEEHIYKMAELEPDAFIIAAPGVVKLALKIAPHIPIHLSTQANVLNLLDAQVFYDLGVKRIVCARELSLNDAVEIKKALPDLELEIFVHGSMCFAFSGRCLISALQKGRVPNRGSCANDCRFDYEYYVKNPDNGVMMRLVEEEGVGTHIFNAKDLNLSGHIAEILSSNAISALKIEGRTKSSYYAAQTTRIYRLAVDDFYHNTLKPSFYASELNTLKNRGFTDGYLIRRPFERLDTQNHQTAISEGDFQVNGEITEDGRFFACKFTTTTNTAYEIIAPKNAAITPVVNEIGKIYTFEKRSYLVLYKILLENNTELETIHSGNVNLVQLPAPLPAFSFLRTQVESKNGV, from the coding sequence TTGAACCAGGTTGAATTGCTCTCTCCAGCTGGTAATTTAAAAAAACTTAAAATCGCTCTCAACTATGGGGCTGATGCGGTTTATGGGGGGGTGAGTCATTTTTCTTTACGCAATCGTGCGAGTAAAGAATTCACTTTAGAGACCTTTAAAGAAGGGATTGACTACGCCCATGCGTTGGATAAAAAAGTCTATGCCACGATCAATGGTTTCCCTTTCAATTCACAGCTCAAACTTCTAGAAGAACATATTTATAAAATGGCAGAATTAGAGCCAGACGCTTTTATTATTGCTGCACCTGGTGTGGTGAAACTCGCTTTAAAAATCGCCCCACATATCCCCATCCATTTATCCACGCAAGCGAATGTCTTAAACTTGCTAGATGCGCAAGTGTTTTATGATTTAGGGGTTAAACGCATTGTGTGCGCTAGGGAATTGAGTCTGAATGATGCGGTTGAGATTAAAAAAGCCTTACCCGATTTAGAATTAGAAATCTTTGTGCATGGGAGCATGTGCTTTGCCTTTTCAGGGCGTTGCTTGATTTCGGCTTTACAAAAGGGGCGTGTGCCTAATAGAGGGAGTTGCGCGAATGATTGCCGGTTTGATTATGAATATTATGTGAAAAACCCTGATAATGGCGTGATGATGAGGCTGGTTGAAGAAGAGGGCGTAGGCACGCATATTTTTAACGCTAAAGATTTGAATCTCTCTGGCCATATCGCTGAAATTTTGAGTTCAAACGCCATTAGCGCGCTTAAGATTGAAGGGCGCACCAAGTCCAGTTACTACGCCGCGCAAACCACGCGCATCTATCGTTTAGCGGTTGATGATTTTTACCATAACACCCTTAAACCGAGTTTTTATGCTAGCGAATTGAACACGCTTAAAAACAGGGGTTTTACGGACGGCTATTTGATACGAAGGCCTTTTGAAAGATTGGATACTCAAAACCACCAAACAGCCATTAGCGAAGGGGATTTTCAAGTCAATGGCGAAATAACAGAAGACGGGCGTTTTTTTGCATGCAAATTCACCACTACCACTAACACCGCTTATGAAATCATCGCCCCCAAAAATGCGGCTATCACGCCCGTAGTCAATGAAATTGGCAAGATTTATACCTTTGAAAAACGCTCTTATTTAGTGCTGTATAAAATCCTTTTAGAAAATAACACCGAGCTAGAAACTATCCATAGCGGGAATGTGAATTTAGTGCAGCTTCCCGCGCCCTTACCGGCTTTTAGTTTTTTACGCACCCAAGTAGAGTCTAAAAATGGCGTTTAG
- a CDS encoding tetratricopeptide repeat protein has protein sequence MIKSWTKKWFLILFLMASCFSYLAATTGETYFKMATQAFKRGDYHKAVAFYKRSCNLRVGVGCTSLGSMYEDGDSVDQNIPKAVFYYRRGCNLRNHLACASLGSMYEDGDSVQKNLPKAVYYYRRGCHLKGGVSCGSLGFMYFNGVGVKQNYAKALSLSKYACSLNYGISCNFAGYMYRNAKGVEKDLKKALANFKRGCHLKDGTSCVSLGYMYEVGMNVKQSEEQALNLYKKGCSLKEGSGCHNVAVMYYTGKGTPKDLDKAISYYKKGCTLGFSGSCKILEVVGKKSDDLQDDAQNDTQDDTQ, from the coding sequence ATGATAAAGAGTTGGACTAAAAAGTGGTTTTTGATTTTATTTTTAATGGCAAGTTGTTTCAGCTATTTGGCGGCTACAACCGGTGAGACCTATTTTAAAATGGCTACTCAAGCCTTTAAGAGAGGGGATTACCATAAAGCGGTGGCTTTTTATAAGAGGAGCTGTAATTTAAGGGTGGGGGTTGGTTGCACGAGTTTGGGCTCTATGTATGAAGATGGTGATAGCGTGGATCAGAATATTCCAAAAGCCGTTTTTTATTACAGAAGAGGGTGCAATTTAAGGAATCATCTCGCTTGCGCGAGTCTAGGTTCTATGTATGAAGATGGTGATAGCGTTCAAAAAAACCTTCCAAAGGCTGTCTATTATTATAGGAGAGGGTGCCACTTAAAGGGTGGGGTGAGTTGCGGTAGTTTAGGCTTTATGTATTTTAATGGCGTGGGCGTGAAGCAAAATTATGCCAAAGCCCTTTCTCTTTCTAAATACGCTTGCAGTTTGAATTATGGCATTAGTTGTAACTTTGCAGGGTATATGTATAGGAACGCAAAAGGCGTGGAGAAGGATTTGAAAAAAGCCCTTGCGAATTTTAAAAGAGGGTGCCATTTAAAAGACGGAACAAGCTGTGTGAGCTTGGGATACATGTATGAAGTCGGTATGAATGTCAAACAAAGTGAAGAGCAAGCCTTGAATCTTTATAAAAAGGGTTGTTCTTTAAAAGAAGGGAGCGGTTGTCATAATGTGGCGGTGATGTATTACACGGGTAAGGGCACTCCAAAGGATTTAGATAAAGCCATTTCATATTATAAGAAAGGGTGCACTTTAGGCTTTAGTGGTAGTTGTAAGATATTAGAAGTGGTTGGCAAGAAGTCTGATGATTTGCAAGATGACGCGCAAAACGACACTCAAGATGATACGCAATAA
- the arsR gene encoding acid response regulator transcription factor ArsR, giving the protein MIEVLMIEDDIELAEFLSEFLLQHGIHVTNYDEPYTGISAVNTQNYDLLLLDLTLPNLDGLEVCRRISKQKHIPVIISSARSDVEDKIKALDYGADDYLPKPYDPKELLARIQSLLRRSHKKEEVSESGDANIFRVDKDSREVYMHEKKLDLTRAEYEILSLLISKKGYVFSRESIAIESESINPESSNKSIDVIIGRLRSKIEKNPKQPQYIISVRGIGYKLEY; this is encoded by the coding sequence ATGATAGAAGTTTTAATGATAGAAGATGATATAGAATTAGCCGAGTTTTTGAGCGAGTTTTTGCTCCAACATGGCATTCATGTAACCAATTACGATGAGCCATATACCGGTATTAGTGCGGTTAACACACAAAATTATGATTTGTTGTTATTGGATTTAACTTTGCCTAATTTAGACGGGCTTGAAGTGTGTAGGCGCATCTCCAAACAAAAACATATCCCTGTTATTATTTCTTCAGCAAGAAGTGATGTGGAAGATAAAATTAAGGCGTTAGATTATGGGGCTGATGATTACCTCCCTAAACCCTATGATCCTAAAGAATTATTAGCTCGCATCCAATCGCTACTCAGGCGTTCCCATAAAAAAGAAGAAGTGAGTGAGTCGGGCGATGCGAATATCTTTAGAGTAGATAAGGATAGCCGAGAAGTGTATATGCATGAAAAAAAGCTAGACTTAACTAGGGCTGAATATGAAATCCTTTCGCTTCTCATTAGCAAAAAAGGTTATGTGTTTAGCCGTGAAAGCATTGCGATTGAGAGCGAGAGCATCAACCCTGAAAGCTCTAATAAAAGCATTGATGTGATCATTGGCCGTTTGCGATCTAAGATTGAAAAAAATCCTAAGCAACCGCAATATATCATCTCTGTTAGAGGGATTGGTTATAAATTAGAATACTGA
- the hemB gene encoding porphobilinogen synthase, whose translation MFKRLRRLRSSENLRAMLRETHLDIDDFIAPLFVIESDNYIKNEIISMPGVYQMSIESLLKECEELVGLGIKAVLLFGIPKNKDATGSHALNKDHIVAKATREIKKRFKDLIVIADLCFCEYTDHGHCGILENASVSNDKTLEILNLQGLILAGSGVDILAPSNMMDGNVLSLRKVLDKAGYFYTPIMSYSTKFASSYYGPFRDVANSAPSFGDRKNYQMDYANKKEALLESLEDEKQGADILMVKPALAYLDIVKEIRDHTLLPLALYNVSGEYAMLKLAQKHNLINYESVLLETMTCFKRAGADMIISYHAKEVANLLQRN comes from the coding sequence ATGTTCAAACGATTGAGAAGATTACGAAGCAGCGAAAACTTAAGGGCGATGCTAAGAGAAACGCATCTGGATATTGATGATTTCATCGCTCCTTTATTTGTCATAGAAAGCGATAATTATATTAAAAATGAAATCATTTCCATGCCTGGCGTTTATCAAATGAGCATAGAGTCTCTTTTAAAAGAATGCGAAGAATTAGTGGGTTTAGGCATAAAAGCCGTTTTATTGTTTGGCATTCCTAAAAATAAGGACGCTACAGGAAGCCATGCGTTAAATAAGGATCATATTGTCGCAAAAGCCACTAGAGAGATTAAAAAACGATTTAAGGATTTAATCGTTATAGCGGATTTGTGTTTTTGTGAATACACCGACCATGGGCATTGCGGGATTTTAGAAAACGCTTCGGTGTCTAACGATAAAACGCTAGAGATTTTAAATCTTCAAGGGCTTATTTTGGCTGGAAGCGGTGTGGATATTCTAGCCCCAAGCAACATGATGGATGGAAATGTTTTAAGCTTGAGAAAAGTGCTAGATAAGGCTGGGTATTTTTACACGCCCATCATGAGCTATTCCACTAAATTTGCGAGCAGTTACTATGGGCCTTTTAGAGATGTGGCAAACTCTGCACCGAGTTTTGGCGATCGGAAAAACTATCAAATGGATTACGCTAATAAAAAAGAAGCGCTTTTAGAAAGTTTAGAAGATGAAAAACAAGGTGCGGATATTTTAATGGTGAAACCGGCTTTGGCGTATTTGGATATTGTTAAAGAAATTAGAGATCACACTTTACTCCCTTTAGCGCTCTATAATGTGAGCGGGGAATACGCCATGCTCAAACTTGCTCAAAAACACAACCTAATCAACTATGAAAGCGTTTTATTAGAAACGATGACTTGTTTTAAAAGAGCGGGAGCGGATATGATTATTAGTTATCATGCTAAAGAAGTGGCTAACTTATTACAAAGGAATTGA
- a CDS encoding shikimate kinase produces MQHLVLIGFMGSGKSSLAQELGLILKLEVLDTDMIISERVGLSVRGIFEELGEDNFRMFEKNLIDELKTLKTPHIISTGGGIVMHDNLKGLGTTFYLKMDFETLIKRLNQKEREKRPLLNNLTQAKELFKKRQALYERNASFIIDARGGLNNSLKQVLQFIA; encoded by the coding sequence ATGCAGCATTTAGTCTTAATCGGTTTTATGGGGAGCGGTAAAAGCTCCTTAGCGCAAGAATTGGGGCTTATTTTGAAATTAGAAGTGTTGGATACGGATATGATCATTAGCGAGAGGGTGGGCTTGAGCGTGAGAGGGATTTTTGAAGAGCTTGGCGAAGACAATTTCAGGATGTTTGAAAAAAATTTGATTGATGAATTAAAAACGCTCAAAACCCCCCATATTATTTCTACCGGTGGGGGCATTGTGATGCATGATAACCTTAAGGGTTTAGGCACAACTTTTTATCTCAAAATGGATTTTGAGACCTTGATTAAGCGTTTGAATCAAAAAGAAAGGGAAAAACGCCCCCTTTTGAATAATCTCACTCAAGCCAAAGAGCTTTTTAAAAAACGCCAAGCCCTCTATGAAAGAAACGCCTCTTTTATCATTGATGCAAGGGGCGGTTTAAATAATTCTTTAAAACAAGTGCTACAATTCATCGCATAA
- the arsS gene encoding acid-sensing histidine kinase ArsS translates to MRFSIFFKVVALFIITLFSFGAFAYYFVSSQISHENYQNEMRHYQFVTTINEILNNYSDYRAIEDYLYKIGFRETTIENLEKVLAKRRHQLHHRNIGYAEVFKFSDMVFILLKKDEHFVLYKDLHSVSYRNYFLSIMVGLLLILFLFLFVLQSLLPLKELRSQVKRFTQGDKSVSCKSKQKDEIGDLANEFDNCIQKINAMNESRVLFLRSIMHELRTPITKGKILSSMLKEELSYKRFSSIFDHLNMLIEQFARIEQLASKNYGSNKEKFLMSDLIDKIEKMLLIDEDKKSPIHVSSSNYIIEADFELFSIALKNMVDNAIKYSDDKQVFLDFIGNNLVVSNKSKPLKEDFEKYLQPYFKSSNPSQAHGFGLGMYIIKNALEAMGLNLSYHYGNGRICFTIHNCVFNSFYDLEENNEELPPPRKFERGERDEGNRKSQLWG, encoded by the coding sequence TTGCGTTTCTCTATCTTTTTTAAAGTTGTCGCTTTGTTTATAATAACGCTCTTTAGTTTTGGAGCGTTCGCTTACTATTTCGTGTCTTCTCAAATCAGTCACGAAAACTATCAAAACGAAATGCGCCATTATCAGTTTGTTACCACTATCAATGAAATTTTAAACAACTACTCTGATTACAGAGCCATAGAAGATTATCTCTATAAAATTGGTTTTAGAGAAACCACAATAGAAAATTTAGAAAAGGTTTTAGCCAAAAGACGCCACCAGTTGCACCATAGAAATATTGGGTATGCTGAAGTGTTTAAATTCAGCGATATGGTTTTTATCCTTTTAAAAAAGGATGAGCATTTTGTGCTTTATAAGGATTTGCATTCGGTTTCTTATAGGAATTATTTCTTATCTATTATGGTGGGTTTATTATTGATTTTATTCCTCTTTTTATTTGTTTTGCAGAGCTTATTGCCCTTAAAGGAGTTAAGATCTCAAGTGAAACGCTTCACTCAAGGGGATAAAAGCGTGAGTTGTAAAAGCAAGCAAAAAGATGAAATAGGGGATCTGGCTAACGAATTTGACAATTGCATCCAAAAAATCAATGCGATGAATGAATCTCGGGTTTTATTTTTGCGCTCTATCATGCATGAATTACGCACCCCTATCACTAAGGGCAAGATACTAAGCTCTATGCTCAAAGAAGAGCTGTCTTACAAACGCTTTTCATCTATATTTGATCACTTGAACATGCTGATTGAGCAATTTGCCCGCATTGAGCAGCTCGCTTCCAAAAATTACGGGAGCAATAAAGAAAAATTTTTAATGAGCGATTTGATAGACAAGATTGAAAAAATGCTTTTAATTGATGAGGATAAAAAAAGTCCTATCCATGTATCCTCTTCAAATTACATTATTGAAGCGGATTTTGAATTGTTTTCTATAGCGTTAAAAAACATGGTAGATAATGCGATTAAATACAGCGATGATAAACAGGTGTTTTTGGATTTTATAGGAAATAATTTAGTGGTGTCCAATAAAAGCAAACCTTTAAAAGAAGATTTTGAAAAATATTTGCAACCCTACTTTAAATCTTCTAACCCCAGCCAAGCCCATGGCTTCGGATTAGGCATGTATATCATTAAAAACGCTTTAGAGGCTATGGGATTGAATTTGAGCTATCATTATGGCAATGGAAGAATTTGTTTCACTATCCATAATTGCGTTTTTAATAGTTTTTACGATTTAGAAGAGAATAATGAAGAGCTACCCCCCCCCCGAAAATTTGAGAGAGGTGAGCGGGATGAAGGGAATAGAAAAAGCCAATTGTGGGGTTAA
- a CDS encoding tetratricopeptide repeat protein, with protein MPLETITLARIYEEQGFFEEALQIYTNILKKTPDHTEALKQVKRLEKIQKNLAPFKHDAMLERHYLNFIKGDRLSVENLEKWLVEWN; from the coding sequence ATGCCATTAGAAACTATCACGCTCGCTCGTATTTATGAAGAACAAGGGTTTTTTGAAGAAGCGTTGCAAATTTATACTAATATTTTAAAAAAAACCCCTGACCATACAGAGGCGTTAAAACAAGTAAAGCGTTTGGAAAAAATCCAAAAAAATCTCGCTCCTTTCAAACACGATGCAATGTTAGAGCGGCACTATTTAAATTTTATCAAAGGGGATCGTTTGAGCGTTGAGAATTTAGAAAAATGGCTGGTAGAATGGAATTGA
- a CDS encoding PDC sensor domain-containing protein, whose translation MLSRDIVQYSKIRTELYAYLTYLFSHNIRNHLPEITLDYLNKQIKKMHAEIKMAKNFFVLDAKGMLVLKPSQLKEQGHKEGILEHDLTEGIELESHASFSDKYYFYQAVNEKRCILTDPYPSKKGNHLVVSASYPVYDQNNDLAFVVCLQIPLRVAIEISSPSKYFRAFSEGSMVMYFMISIMLTLVSLLLFVKCISSFWTAIVNFSSFDIKEVFHPIVLLTLALATFDLVKAIFEEEVLGKNSGDNHHAIHRTMIRFLGSIIIALAIEALMLVFKFSVSEPDKITYAVYLAIGVAVLLISLAIYVKFAYSVLPKRER comes from the coding sequence ATGTTGAGTAGAGATATTGTCCAATATTCCAAGATCCGCACCGAGCTATACGCTTATCTTACCTATTTGTTTTCGCACAATATCCGCAACCATCTCCCTGAAATCACTTTGGATTATTTAAACAAACAGATCAAAAAAATGCATGCTGAAATCAAAATGGCAAAAAATTTTTTTGTGTTAGACGCTAAGGGCATGCTAGTGCTTAAGCCAAGCCAACTTAAAGAGCAAGGGCATAAGGAGGGGATATTAGAGCATGATTTAACAGAAGGGATTGAATTAGAATCGCATGCCAGCTTTAGCGATAAATATTATTTTTATCAAGCCGTGAATGAAAAGCGTTGCATTTTAACTGATCCCTATCCTTCTAAGAAAGGGAACCATTTGGTAGTGAGCGCGTCTTACCCGGTGTATGATCAAAATAATGATTTAGCGTTTGTGGTGTGCTTGCAAATCCCTTTGAGAGTGGCGATTGAAATCAGCTCGCCTTCAAAGTATTTCAGAGCCTTTAGCGAAGGGAGCATGGTCATGTATTTTATGATTTCTATCATGCTCACTTTAGTGTCGTTGCTTTTGTTTGTGAAATGCATTTCTAGCTTTTGGACAGCGATTGTCAATTTTAGCAGTTTTGACATCAAAGAAGTGTTCCATCCCATTGTGCTTTTAACCCTAGCCTTAGCCACCTTTGATCTAGTCAAGGCGATTTTTGAAGAGGAAGTTTTGGGTAAAAATAGCGGGGACAACCACCATGCAATCCACCGCACGATGATCAGGTTTTTAGGCTCTATCATTATCGCATTAGCCATTGAAGCGTTAATGCTAGTGTTTAAATTCAGCGTGAGCGAACCGGATAAAATCACTTATGCGGTGTATTTGGCTATTGGTGTGGCAGTGCTTTTGATCAGTTTAGCGATTTATGTTAAATTCGCCTATAGCGTGTTGCCCAAACGAGAACGCTAA
- a CDS encoding glycosyltransferase family 8 protein → MSIIIPVVIAFDNHYTIPAGVSLYSMLACAKSENPQSQNDSEKLFYKIHCLVDNLSFENQRKLKETLAPFDAFASLEFLDISTPNLHTTSVEPSVIDKINEAFLQLNIYAKTRFSKMVMCRLFLASLFPQYDKIIMFDADTLFLNDVSESFFIPLDGYYFGAAKDFSSPKNPKHFQIERERDSRKAFSLYEHYLNEKDMKIIFENHYNVGFLIVNLKLWRMDHLEERLLNLTRQKGQCVFCPEQDLLTLACYQKVLILPYIYNTHPFMANKKRFIPDQQEIIMLHFYFVGKPWVSPAALYSKEWHETLLKTPFYAEYSVKFLKQMTGCLSLKDKQKTFEFLAPLLNPKTLLEYVFFRLNRIFKRLKEKFFNS, encoded by the coding sequence ATGAGTATTATTATTCCTGTTGTCATCGCTTTTGACAATCATTATACCATTCCAGCTGGCGTGAGCTTGTATTCCATGCTAGCTTGCGCTAAATCAGAAAACCCCCAATCGCAAAATGATAGTGAAAAACTTTTTTATAAAATCCACTGCCTGGTGGATAACTTAAGCTTTGAAAACCAGCGCAAGTTGAAAGAGACTCTAGCCCCCTTTGATGCTTTTGCGAGCCTAGAATTTTTAGACATTTCAACCCCTAATCTTCACACCACTTCAGTAGAACCCTCTGTGATTGATAAAATCAATGAAGCTTTTTTGCAACTCAATATTTACGCTAAGACTCGCTTTTCTAAAATGGTCATGTGCCGCTTGTTTTTGGCTTCTTTATTCCCGCAATACGACAAAATTATCATGTTTGATGCGGACACTTTGTTTTTAAATGATGTGAGCGAGAGTTTTTTTATCCCGCTAGATGGCTATTATTTTGGAGCGGCTAAAGATTTTTCTTCTCCTAAAAACCCTAAACACTTTCAAATAGAAAGGGAGAGAGATTCTCGCAAAGCCTTTTCCCTTTATGAGCATTACTTGAATGAAAAAGACATGAAAATCATTTTTGAAAACCACTATAATGTTGGGTTTTTAATCGTGAATTTAAAGCTGTGGCGCATGGATCATTTAGAAGAGCGCTTATTGAACTTAACCCGTCAAAAAGGCCAGTGCGTGTTTTGCCCTGAACAGGATCTTTTAACGCTCGCATGCTATCAAAAAGTTTTAATCTTGCCTTATATTTATAACACCCACCCTTTCATGGCCAATAAAAAACGCTTCATTCCTGACCAACAAGAAATTATCATGCTGCATTTTTATTTTGTAGGAAAACCTTGGGTTTCACCCGCCGCTTTATATTCTAAAGAATGGCATGAGACTCTTTTAAAAACCCCTTTTTATGCTGAATATTCCGTGAAATTCCTTAAACAAATGACAGGATGTTTAAGCCTTAAAGACAAACAAAAAACCTTTGAATTTCTCGCCCCCCTACTCAATCCAAAAACCCTTTTAGAATATGTCTTTTTCAGATTGAACAGGATTTTCAAACGCTTAAAAGAAAAATTTTTTAACTCTTAG